In Hemicordylus capensis ecotype Gifberg chromosome 3, rHemCap1.1.pri, whole genome shotgun sequence, one DNA window encodes the following:
- the CHST3 gene encoding carbohydrate sulfotransferase 3 isoform X1: MDKGHSLPQDFWELLHCLRMRSKYAILLVFVVALVIIEKENNIISRVSDKLKQSPPSLMEANSTDSGLVLSENGSLMSLSELDSAFFQLKSRLQNVTLQLGGTREPLLAPVKGTRKHVLLMATTRTGSSFVGEFFNQQGNIFYLFEPLWHIERTVSFEPGGANAVGSALVYRDVLKQLFLCDLYILENFIIPFPEDHLTQYMFRRGSSRSLCEEPVCTPFVKKVFEKYHCKNRRCGPLNVTLAAEACLRKEHMALKAVRIRQLEFLRPLVEDPRLDMRIIQLVRDPRAVLASRMVAFSGKYETWKKWATEGAATLNEDEVQKLRGNCENIRLSAELGLKQPKWLRGRYMLVRYEDIARSPLQKAKEIYRFTGITITPQVEEWIQKNTQAPRDSNGIYSTQKNSSEQFEKWRFNIPFKLAQVVQNVCSPAMNLFGYKLARSPETLTNRSVSLLEERRTFWVT; encoded by the exons ATGGATAAAGGACACTCATTACCTCAAGATTTCTGGGAGCTGTTGCATTGCCTGAGGATGAGGAGCAAGTACGCCATCCTCCTTGTGTTTGTGGTAGCCCTTGTCATTATTGAGAAGGAAAACAACATCATATCAAG gGTGTCAGACAAACTCAAGCAATCTCCACCATCCCTGATGGAAGCTAACAGCACAGACTCTGGTTTGGTGCTATCAGAGAATGGTTCCCTCATGTCCCTCAGTGAGCTGGATTCGGCTTTCTTCCAGCTGAAAAGCCGGCTTCAGAACGTCACTTTGCAGCTTGGGGGAACTAGGGAACCTTTGCTGGCACCTGTTAAGGGGACCCGGAAACATGTGCTCTTAATGGCCACCACCCGCACTGGCTCCTCCTTTGTGGGGGAATTTTTCAACCAACAGGGCAACATTTTCTACCTCTTTGAGCCACTGTGGCACATCGAAAGGACAGTGTCATTTGAGCCTGGTGGTGCTAATGCTGTGGGATCAGCTCTCGTCTACAGAGATGTTTTGAAGCAGCTCTTCCTCTGTGACCTCTACATCTTGGAGAACTTCATAATTCCATTCCCAGAGGATCACCTGACCCAGTATATGTTCCGGCGTGGTTCAAGCCGCTCCCTGTGTGAGGAGCCTGTTTGCACCCCTTTTGTCAAGAAAGTCTTTGAGAAGTACCACTGCAAGAACCGCCGCTGTGGCCCCCTGAATGTGACGCTAGCTGCAGAGGCTTGCCTGCGCAAGGAACACATGGCGCTTAAGGCAGTGCGGATTCGGCAGCTGGAGTTCTTGCGCCCTCTGGTTGAAGACCCTCGTCTGGACATGAGGATAATTCAGCTGGTACGGGACCCGCGGGCCGTGCTGGCTTCTCGCATGGTGGCTTTCTCAGGGAAGTATGAAACATGGAAGAAATGGGCTACTGAAGGTGCAGCGACCCTCAATGAGGACGAAGTACAGAAGCTGCGGGGGAACTGTGAGAATATCCGGCTTTCAGCTGAACTTGGTTTGAAGCAGCCAAAGTGGCTACGTGGTCGCTACATGCTCGTCCGCTATGAGGATATTGCCAGGTCTCCCCTCCAAAAGGCCAAGGAGATCTACAGATTCACTGGCATCACCATCACCCCGCAGGTGGAGGAGTGGATCCAGAAGAATACTCAGGCACCTCGGGACAGCAATGGCATCTACTCCACCCAGAAGAACTCCTCAGAGCAGTTTGAGAAATGGCGGTTCAACATCCCCTTCAAGCTTGCCCAAGTGGTGCAGAACGTCTGCAGTCCGGCCATGAACCTGTTTGGCTACAAACTGGCTAGAAGCCCCGAGACTCTTACAAACAGATCCGTCAGCTTGCTAGAGGAGAGGAGGACCTTCTGGGTCACGTAA
- the CHST3 gene encoding carbohydrate sulfotransferase 3 isoform X2 has translation MEANSTDSGLVLSENGSLMSLSELDSAFFQLKSRLQNVTLQLGGTREPLLAPVKGTRKHVLLMATTRTGSSFVGEFFNQQGNIFYLFEPLWHIERTVSFEPGGANAVGSALVYRDVLKQLFLCDLYILENFIIPFPEDHLTQYMFRRGSSRSLCEEPVCTPFVKKVFEKYHCKNRRCGPLNVTLAAEACLRKEHMALKAVRIRQLEFLRPLVEDPRLDMRIIQLVRDPRAVLASRMVAFSGKYETWKKWATEGAATLNEDEVQKLRGNCENIRLSAELGLKQPKWLRGRYMLVRYEDIARSPLQKAKEIYRFTGITITPQVEEWIQKNTQAPRDSNGIYSTQKNSSEQFEKWRFNIPFKLAQVVQNVCSPAMNLFGYKLARSPETLTNRSVSLLEERRTFWVT, from the coding sequence ATGGAAGCTAACAGCACAGACTCTGGTTTGGTGCTATCAGAGAATGGTTCCCTCATGTCCCTCAGTGAGCTGGATTCGGCTTTCTTCCAGCTGAAAAGCCGGCTTCAGAACGTCACTTTGCAGCTTGGGGGAACTAGGGAACCTTTGCTGGCACCTGTTAAGGGGACCCGGAAACATGTGCTCTTAATGGCCACCACCCGCACTGGCTCCTCCTTTGTGGGGGAATTTTTCAACCAACAGGGCAACATTTTCTACCTCTTTGAGCCACTGTGGCACATCGAAAGGACAGTGTCATTTGAGCCTGGTGGTGCTAATGCTGTGGGATCAGCTCTCGTCTACAGAGATGTTTTGAAGCAGCTCTTCCTCTGTGACCTCTACATCTTGGAGAACTTCATAATTCCATTCCCAGAGGATCACCTGACCCAGTATATGTTCCGGCGTGGTTCAAGCCGCTCCCTGTGTGAGGAGCCTGTTTGCACCCCTTTTGTCAAGAAAGTCTTTGAGAAGTACCACTGCAAGAACCGCCGCTGTGGCCCCCTGAATGTGACGCTAGCTGCAGAGGCTTGCCTGCGCAAGGAACACATGGCGCTTAAGGCAGTGCGGATTCGGCAGCTGGAGTTCTTGCGCCCTCTGGTTGAAGACCCTCGTCTGGACATGAGGATAATTCAGCTGGTACGGGACCCGCGGGCCGTGCTGGCTTCTCGCATGGTGGCTTTCTCAGGGAAGTATGAAACATGGAAGAAATGGGCTACTGAAGGTGCAGCGACCCTCAATGAGGACGAAGTACAGAAGCTGCGGGGGAACTGTGAGAATATCCGGCTTTCAGCTGAACTTGGTTTGAAGCAGCCAAAGTGGCTACGTGGTCGCTACATGCTCGTCCGCTATGAGGATATTGCCAGGTCTCCCCTCCAAAAGGCCAAGGAGATCTACAGATTCACTGGCATCACCATCACCCCGCAGGTGGAGGAGTGGATCCAGAAGAATACTCAGGCACCTCGGGACAGCAATGGCATCTACTCCACCCAGAAGAACTCCTCAGAGCAGTTTGAGAAATGGCGGTTCAACATCCCCTTCAAGCTTGCCCAAGTGGTGCAGAACGTCTGCAGTCCGGCCATGAACCTGTTTGGCTACAAACTGGCTAGAAGCCCCGAGACTCTTACAAACAGATCCGTCAGCTTGCTAGAGGAGAGGAGGACCTTCTGGGTCACGTAA